A single region of the Hyphomicrobiales bacterium genome encodes:
- a CDS encoding hypothetical protein (Evidence 5 : Unknown function), with protein sequence MTAAHSGLPSRNAPANLPGHAPGRLASPRPTIRSLETLPLSDNNQGSTSAALERVHAAERPPAVIRPELIPRFRELMPTNPTECTI encoded by the coding sequence TTGACGGCTGCTCATTCGGGCCTGCCAAGCCGGAACGCGCCGGCCAACCTGCCTGGGCATGCCCCAGGCAGGTTGGCATCGCCTCGACCAACCATCAGAAGCCTCGAGACTCTACCTCTGAGCGATAACAATCAGGGGAGCACGTCAGCCGCACTCGAGCGCGTGCACGCCGCCGAGCGCCCACCGGCTGTCATCAGGCCGGAGCTGATCCCGCGATTCCGCGAACTGATGCCGACGAATCCGACCGAGTGCACGATCTGA
- a CDS encoding hypothetical protein (Evidence 5 : Unknown function), which produces MIRIGHVCAFSCANRPDQGLVAVERRQMHADGRHLDARRAEEPLQGGGIGQSTGIEDPGEFLRKLAFAAAVIPVLELIEAAMTEELNRSHRLALQCSGTPCRKLGARGNRTPDF; this is translated from the coding sequence ATGATAAGGATTGGTCATGTGTGTGCCTTCTCCTGCGCAAACCGTCCCGATCAGGGCCTCGTAGCCGTTGAGCGGCGCCAGATGCACGCGGACGGCCGGCATCTCGACGCTCGCCGGGCCGAAGAGCCTTTGCAGGGCGGCGGTATCGGGCAGTCCACCGGCATCGAGGATCCTGGCGAGTTCCTCCGCAAGCTCGCGTTCGCAGCCGCGGTCATCCCGGTACTGGAATTGATCGAAGCCGCCATGACCGAGGAGCTGAACCGCTCTCATCGCCTAGCTCTCCAGTGTTCAGGCACGCCTTGCCGGAAGCTCGGAGCCAGGGGCAACCGAACCCCGGACTTTTGA
- a CDS encoding hypothetical protein (Evidence 5 : Unknown function): MNSKNFSSSNSRDDIRSEIIAATIDVLVREGIVGATFRRIAATAGVSAGAVQHHFPTRLQLLYETLDDVFLHLGRTLVSFEFSSDIEARVQQVIDVLWDFYGGQNYLAAQVILLGSRLNLTKDRVIQRRSYREMDRLFGEAWERIVGGSAIDAKAGYPLLRLLLSTMRGMAIIAVHRRLADFADVQLSILAGLIREALISGKIPAAGNFELKVDSAVACAGTGIAPFGKHGENPLGIADALFPL, from the coding sequence ATGAACAGTAAAAATTTTAGCAGCTCTAACTCTAGAGATGATATTCGCTCTGAAATCATCGCAGCCACGATTGACGTCCTGGTCCGTGAAGGCATTGTGGGCGCAACATTTCGACGTATAGCTGCTACGGCGGGCGTCTCCGCGGGCGCCGTACAACATCATTTTCCGACTCGGCTGCAATTGCTTTACGAAACGCTCGATGACGTCTTTCTACATTTGGGGCGAACTTTGGTTTCATTCGAATTTTCTTCTGATATTGAAGCCCGCGTACAACAGGTTATCGATGTGTTGTGGGATTTCTATGGAGGTCAAAATTATTTGGCTGCGCAAGTAATACTTCTTGGCTCCCGCCTTAATCTTACTAAAGATCGTGTCATCCAGCGACGCTCTTATCGTGAGATGGATAGACTTTTTGGGGAAGCTTGGGAGCGGATTGTCGGGGGCTCGGCGATTGATGCCAAAGCAGGGTACCCGCTATTGAGGCTTCTGCTTTCGACGATGCGAGGCATGGCAATTATCGCCGTTCACCGCCGCCTTGCCGACTTTGCAGACGTTCAATTGTCAATCCTCGCTGGTTTGATCCGAGAAGCTCTGATTTCGGGGAAGATACCAGCTGCAGGGAATTTCGAATTGAAAGTCGATTCGGCTGTTGCGTGCGCAGGAACGGGAATTGCCCCGTTCGGAAAGCATGGGGAAAATCCGCTTGGCATTGCGGATGCCCTATTTCCTCTTTGA
- a CDS encoding hypothetical protein (Evidence 5 : Unknown function), which produces MRAVQLLGHGGFDQFQYRDDRGCERELAEELARILDAGGLPDTAALQRLFGPASVEMPAVRVHLAPLNGYEALIGTVCAGEGTHMTNPYHIDVARLGIMLNEQVDRALHPFIRIQRDFARRLQHIAARKPKMSSPQRAFARRPLCMRALKI; this is translated from the coding sequence ATGAGAGCGGTTCAGCTCCTCGGTCATGGCGGCTTCGATCAATTCCAGTACCGGGATGACCGCGGCTGCGAACGCGAGCTTGCGGAGGAACTCGCCAGGATCCTCGATGCCGGTGGACTGCCCGATACCGCCGCCCTGCAAAGGCTCTTCGGCCCGGCGAGCGTCGAGATGCCGGCCGTCCGCGTGCATCTGGCGCCGCTCAACGGCTACGAGGCCCTGATCGGGACGGTTTGCGCAGGAGAAGGCACACACATGACCAATCCTTATCATATTGATGTGGCCCGGCTCGGCATCATGCTAAATGAACAGGTGGATCGCGCGCTGCATCCCTTCATCCGGATCCAGCGCGACTTCGCCCGAAGGCTTCAGCACATTGCCGCACGGAAGCCCAAGATGAGTTCGCCACAGCGTGCCTTTGCACGTCGTCCCTTGTGCATGCGCGCCTTGAAGATATGA
- the scmK gene encoding N-acetyl-S-(2-succino)cysteine monooxygenase, translating into MTIKMMHLGSLSHGVGGHVAGWRMPGANSDKEKFVGIADAVKTAKRGKFDFVFFADAVNTGADAAPTFVVRFEPLTLLGALSTVTERIGLVATVSTTYSEPYNVARALASIDHLSGGRVGWNVVTGSSPDAAANFSKEKHPPHDQRYAMAEEYLKVAKGLWDSWEEDAVVANRETGVFIDTSKMHTLNYVGQYYQVKGPLNASRPPQGYPVIFQAGASDRGLDFAGETAEVVFASQSFIEDAVAFSGKLRCCAEKAGRPHDAVKILLGVSPIIGDTEEEAKEIIAKLGSMVDPVTSMRVLSDRVGTDLNQFDLDGPLPELPESTMMQGHARVLQSIAKRYNMTIRQLRDFTAVSAGHRVIIGTPTQVADDFEQWFKAGACDGFAIMTPYSPKPFEDFVDKVVPILQKRGLFRKEYSGTTLRDHLGLPRPPHPATLARAETAD; encoded by the coding sequence ATGACCATAAAAATGATGCATCTCGGCTCGCTCTCGCATGGGGTCGGAGGTCATGTCGCCGGCTGGCGCATGCCAGGCGCCAATTCGGACAAGGAGAAGTTCGTCGGTATCGCCGATGCCGTCAAAACAGCCAAGCGGGGCAAGTTTGACTTCGTCTTCTTTGCCGACGCAGTGAACACCGGAGCCGATGCAGCTCCGACCTTCGTCGTTCGCTTCGAGCCGCTGACGCTGCTCGGCGCCCTCTCCACCGTAACCGAGCGCATCGGCCTCGTTGCCACCGTTTCGACGACCTATTCCGAGCCGTACAATGTCGCGAGAGCCCTTGCATCGATCGATCACCTGAGCGGGGGGAGGGTCGGCTGGAACGTCGTCACAGGCTCCAGCCCGGATGCGGCCGCGAACTTCTCCAAGGAGAAGCATCCGCCGCATGATCAGCGCTACGCGATGGCCGAGGAGTACCTGAAGGTCGCAAAAGGGCTCTGGGACAGCTGGGAGGAGGACGCCGTCGTCGCAAACCGCGAGACAGGCGTCTTCATCGATACCAGCAAGATGCACACCCTTAACTATGTCGGCCAGTACTACCAAGTCAAAGGACCGCTGAACGCCAGCCGCCCCCCCCAGGGCTACCCCGTGATATTCCAGGCTGGCGCCTCGGATCGCGGCCTCGATTTCGCAGGCGAGACGGCGGAAGTCGTCTTCGCATCCCAGTCCTTCATCGAGGACGCAGTCGCATTCTCAGGCAAACTCCGGTGCTGCGCCGAAAAGGCAGGACGGCCCCACGACGCCGTCAAAATTCTGCTTGGTGTATCGCCCATCATCGGAGATACCGAAGAAGAGGCCAAGGAGATCATCGCTAAGCTCGGTTCGATGGTCGATCCCGTCACCTCAATGCGGGTGCTGTCCGATCGTGTAGGGACCGACCTCAATCAGTTCGATCTCGACGGACCGCTGCCGGAGCTCCCAGAATCGACGATGATGCAGGGGCATGCGCGCGTCCTGCAATCAATCGCGAAGCGCTACAACATGACGATACGTCAACTTCGCGACTTCACCGCGGTCAGCGCTGGCCATCGCGTCATCATCGGAACGCCTACTCAGGTTGCTGATGATTTCGAGCAATGGTTCAAGGCAGGCGCTTGCGACGGCTTTGCTATCATGACGCCATATTCCCCGAAGCCCTTCGAGGACTTTGTCGACAAGGTCGTGCCGATCCTTCAGAAGCGCGGGCTCTTTCGCAAGGAATACTCCGGAACGACGCTCCGGGATCACCTGGGCCTTCCGCGCCCGCCGCATCCCGCAACGCTCGCGCGAGCTGAGACCGCGGACTGA
- a CDS encoding putative FMN reductase (NADH) RutF (Evidence 3 : Putative function from multiple computational evidences), translating to MRTDTTPILIHSADSGRILPGTADAFRTMCRGIGATVALVATEYLGQRHLMVATSTCSVSFDPPSLLICVNTAASSYNAVRARGAFSLAILPASADDIGRHVSQLPAEQRFARGDWNSLSDVESILDGLPWLADAQSTAFCRVEQRFDYGTHSVFIGRVSSLMLGSTVRDPLMYCQGKFGRFEPALESVSA from the coding sequence ATGAGGACTGATACGACTCCGATCTTAATCCACAGCGCCGATTCGGGTCGCATCCTGCCCGGTACGGCTGACGCATTTCGTACCATGTGCCGCGGTATTGGCGCCACTGTGGCTCTTGTGGCCACGGAATACCTTGGCCAGCGGCATCTGATGGTGGCAACATCGACTTGCTCGGTATCCTTCGATCCGCCATCTCTTTTGATCTGCGTGAACACCGCAGCCTCGTCTTACAATGCGGTGCGGGCGCGGGGAGCATTCTCGCTCGCGATTCTTCCCGCTTCCGCGGATGACATCGGGCGCCACGTTTCGCAGCTTCCAGCAGAGCAGCGTTTTGCGCGCGGTGACTGGAACTCATTGAGCGACGTAGAATCGATACTCGATGGCTTGCCCTGGCTCGCTGACGCCCAGTCGACGGCCTTCTGTCGGGTGGAACAGAGGTTTGATTACGGCACCCACTCTGTATTTATCGGCCGGGTGTCATCCTTGATGCTGGGTTCCACGGTACGTGACCCTCTAATGTATTGCCAAGGAAAATTTGGCCGCTTTGAACCCGCACTAGAATCTGTTTCAGCCTAA